One Drechmeria coniospora strain ARSEF 6962 chromosome 01, whole genome shotgun sequence genomic region harbors:
- a CDS encoding F-box domain-containing protein, with protein MVQVLADPALSQHGPAAEEKQEAGMSREEHTLRMRELSLKRSMMRTPRRGWSMTDHQYHADTATAPHHPLGTGPQVDRQATIPEGAVLLVPPVVAALPVEKDAQMRLRPKVPPPRRSHSVTDKEPEPVTAGQPRPSHRMTLLDLPPELHYSLFDFLDPIDGVCLGLAHSRLYAIHRRKYGRVPLHSRYSGPNDMEWAWRGAGPLIRPSEQSGSDINGLSQLRVKGQVYCRKCGIARCELHRHLKDWMGAGYEYCEIKKIYGMLAGDGVKSYCFMSSPRNPSRCGRHGAMKVC; from the coding sequence ATGGTCCAGGTGCTGGCAGACCCAGCACTCTCGCAGCATGGCCCGGCTGCCGAGGAGAAGCAGGAAGCGGGCATGTCGAGGGAGGAACACACGTTGCGGATGAGAGAGTTGAGCTTGAAGCGGAGCATGATGAGGACCCcgagacgaggatggagcATGACGGACCATCAATATCACGCCGACACCGCGACGGCGCCTCATCACCCACTGGGAACGGGGCCTCAGGTCGACCGTCAGGCCACCATCCCGGAGGGCGCCGTCCTCCTTGTCCCCCCCGTCGTTGCCGCGCTGCCGGTGGAAAAGGACGCGCAAATGCGGCTGAGGCCGAAGGTTCCACCACCGCGTCGTTCGCACTCCGTAACGGACAAGGAGCCCGAGCCCGTCACGGCGGGCCAGCCCCGGCCGTCGCACCGCATGACACTTCTCGATCTTCCTCCGGAGCTCCACTACTCCCTCTTCGACTTCCTCGACcccatcgacggcgtctgCTTGGGGCTTGCTCACTCGAGGCTGTACGCCATCCACCGACGCAAGTACGGCCGCGTTCCGCTGCATAGCCGATACTCGGGCCCCAACGACATGGAGTGGGCGTGGCGAGGGGCCGGTCCCCTTATCCGCCCCTCCGAGCAGTCCGGTAGCGACATCAACGGCTTAAGTCAGCTCCGCGTCAAGGGCCAGGTGTACTGTCGAAAGTGCGGCATCGCTCGCTGCGAGCTGCACCGCCACCTGAAGGACTGGATGGGCGCCGGTTACGAGTACTGCGAGATTAAGAAAATTTACGGAATGctggcgggcgacggcgtcaaaTCGTACTGCTTCATGAGCTCTCCCAGGAACCCGAGTCGATGCGGCCGTCACGGGGCGATGAAGGTTTGCTGA
- a CDS encoding neutral/alkaline nonlysosomal ceramidase encodes MLPAHEKSKATDWRPPPGVPPSIREPFRRPERRSWRRHCMVVIVLACAFLLAYFRAPDWTGEPLLSSDPSLHSSRHHWSSSHGSSNVWAAETLPAGEPVKDRYLLGVGKADITGPVVELNMMGYADFGQIGSGLRQRLYSRAFIVGDLADPADRFVYLVLDIQSGDTAVRYGIIRGLQALGPRYSMYGHNNLAVTATHSHSGPGAWLNYLLPQIPSKGFDRQSYRAIVEGCILSIRRAHESLEPGTLSVGSTQILGAGINRSMFSYLANPAEERARYNVSAENDGSVETDLTLLNFQRASDGKNIGVLTWFPTHGTSMQANNTLITGDNKGVAADMFEKKVRGGHMESDGFVAGFSQANMGDVSPNTLGAWCEDGSGEMCKFEDSTCGNGRCNLCRARGPGSAGDDYGASSCLEIGRRQYQGALDVYESLKRKPANVRGDGVKAFHEFHDMSTFHFSLPNGSAVRTCPAALGYSFGAGTWDEPGSYDIVQHLSTKSNSSAFWKFVTWLLKPPGRDQVLCQAPKSILLDVGEVSTPYEWTPNLVDIQTFRVGQLVIIVSSGEVTTMAGRRWKEAVAKESAKVLASELRGDEPVVVLGGPSNSYTHYITTEEEYGVQRYEGSSTLYGKHTLAAYMNRTLESVRYLRSLDAPARAVSESVVVPPDNSNRSFSFIPGVLYDRPSYARQFGDVLSDVRTSAFHRSDTVKATFVGANPRNNLRLEETYAAVEHRQSPRGEWKRVRDDSDWDLTFHWRRTSHILGTSEAVIAWKIEPWSPPGEYRLRYYGDYKSITGRITPFDGASATFLVG; translated from the exons ATGTTGCCGGCGCACGAAAAATCCAAGGCCACTGATTGGCGGCCCCCGCCCGGAGTGCCCCCAAGCATCCGCGAGCCATTTCGCCGACCGGAGCGCAGGAGCTGGCGCCGTCACTGCAtggtcgtcatcgtcctcgcctgcGCCTTCCTTCTCGCTTACTTCCGCGCCCCGGACTGGACCGGCGAACCTCTGCTCTCGTCCGATCCATCGCTGCACAGCAGCCGCCATCACTGGTCGTCCAGCCATGGCTCGAGCAACGTCTGGGCGGCCGAGACCCTACCGGCCGGCGAACCGGTCAAGGACCGGTacctgctcggcgtcggcaaggccGACATCACGGGACCCGTCGTCGAGTTGAACATGATGGGCTACGCCGACTTCGGCCAGATCGGAAGCGGCTTGCGCCAGCGGCTCTATTCGCgcgccttcatcgtcggcgacctcgccgaccccGCCGACCGCTTCGTCtatctcgtcctcgacattCAGTCGGGCGACACCGCCGTCCGCTACGGCATCATCCGAGGCCTGCAGGCTCTGGGGCCTAGGTACTCCATGTACGGCCACAACAAcctcgccgtcaccgccaccCACTCGCACTCGGGCCCGGGCGCCTGGCTCAACTACCTCCTGCCCCAGATTCCCAGCAAGGGCTTCGACCGCCAGAGCTACCGCGCCATCGTCGAAGGCTGTATTCTCTCCATCCGACGGGCGCACGAGAGCCTCGAACCGGGCACGTTGAGCGTCGGCAGCACGCAGATCCTCGGCGCGGGCATCAACCGCAGCATGTTCTCCTATCTCGCGAacccggccgaggagcgggCGAGGTACAACGTGAGCGCCGAAAACGACGGATCCGTCGAGACGGACTTGACCCTGCTCAATTTCCAGCGGGCCTCGGACGGGAAGAACATCGGCGTCCTCACCTGGTTTCCCACACACGGCACGTCGATGCAAGCCAACAACACGCTCATCACCGGCGACAACAAGGGCGTCGCGGCTGACATGTTCGAGAAGAAGGTCCGAGGGGGCCACATGGAGTccgacggcttcgtcgccggcttctccCAGGCCAACATGGGCGATGTGAGTCCCAACACCCTCGGCGCCTGGTGCGAGGACGGATCCGGCGAGATGTGCAAGTTCGAGGACAGCACCTGCGGCAACGGCCGGTGCAACCTCTGCCGCGCCCGAGGTCCCGGGTCCGCCGGGGACGACTACggcgcctcgtcgtgccTCGAAATCGGCAGGCGCCAGTACCAAGGCGCCCTGGACGTGTACGAGTCGCTCAAGCGGAAGCCCGCCAAcgtccgaggcgacggcgtcaaggccTTTCACGAATTCCATGACATGTCCACCTTTCACTTTTCCCTGCCCAACGGGTCGGCGGTGCGGACCTGCCCGGCCGCCCTGGGCTACTCCTTCGGCGCTGGCACCTGGGACGAGCCTGGCTCGTACGACATCGTCCAGCACCTGTCGACCAAGTCGAACTCGTCGGCCTTTTGGAAGTTCGTCACCTGGCTGCTCAAGCCGCCGGGCCGAGACCAGGTCCTCTGCCAAGCGCCCAAGTCGATTctgctcgacgtcggtgAGGTGAGCACGCCGTACGAGTGGACGCCGAACCTCGTCGACATTCAGACCTTCCgcgtcggccagctcgtcatcatcgtcagcTCCGGCGAGGTCACGACCATGGCCGGTCGCCGTTGGAAGGAGGCCGTAGCCAAGGAGAGCGCGAAGGTGTTGGCCAGCGAGTtgcgaggcgacgagcccgtcgtcgtcctcggcgggcCGAGCAACAGCTACACGCATTACATCACGACCGAGGAGGAGTATGG CGTCCAACGCTACGAagggtcgtcgacgctgtACGGAAAGCACACGCTGGCAGCCTACATGAATCGAACGCTCGAGTCGGTCCGGTACCTCCGGAGCCTCGATGCACCGGCGCGCGCCGTGTCCGAGTCGGTCGTCGTGCCTCCAGACAACAGCAATCGATCCTTCAGCTTCATCCCCGGCGTTCTCTACGACAGGCCGTCGTACGCACGGCAGTTTGGCGACGTCCTCTCCGACGTCCGCACGAGCGCCTTCCACCGGTCCGACACGGTCAAGGCCACTTTCGTCGGAGCCAACCCCCGCAACAACCTGCGGCTCGAGGAAACGTACGCCGCCGTGGAGCATCGGCAGTCGCCCCGAGGCGAGTGGAAACGGGTGCGAGACGATTCCGACTGGGATCTGACCTTTCACTGGAGGCGAACGAGCCACATCCTGGGCACGAGCGAGGCCGTCATTGCTTGGAAGATCGAGCCCTGGTCGCCTCCAGGCGAATATAGGCTTCGGTACTACGGGGATTACAAGTCGATCACGGGCCGCATCACGCCGTTTGATGGCGCGAGCGCGACGTTCCTGGTCGGCTGA
- a CDS encoding putative DUF431 domain protein, giving the protein MTTEGKTFIVEHLDEELGPWSELEYAAIAKETNEAKAHFILSSLPSGFQVPNSLSSNPAFTAEHRGVEDLYSSQKSRVCLLDPSASKDLSPEDGDKFDAFLFGGILGDDPPRDRTSELRKKGFEGRRLGEKQMTTDTAVRVTRMVVQDKIALNKIPYVDFPELRFSEHESTEMPFRYVTDHDGKPIMPAGMKELIQKDADKCVNDLF; this is encoded by the exons ATGACGACCGAGGGCAAGACCTTCATCGTCGAACACCTCGATGAGGAGCTCGGCCCCTGGTCTGAGCTTGAGTACGCAGCAATTGCAAAGGAGACGAACGAGGCCAAAGCCCATTTCATCCTGTCCAGCTTGCCATCGGGCTTCCAGGTGCCGAATTCACTGTCCAGTAATCCGGCATTCACTGCTGAGCACCGTGGTGTGGAGGATCTCTACTCTTCTCAAAAGTCCCGGGTCTGTCTCTTGGACCCGTCTGCGTCGAAGGACCTGTCACCAGAGGACGGCGACAAGTTCGACGCCTTTCTCTTTGGCGGAATCTTAG GTGATGACCCCCCTCGTG ATCGCACCTCTGAGCTGCGCAAGAAAGGGTTTGAAGGTCGCAGGTTGGGCGAGAAACAGATGACGACGGATACGGCTGTGCGGGTGACACGCATGGTCGTGCAAGACAAGA TTGCCCTCAACAAAATCCCATACGTTGACTTCCCAGAGCTGAGATTCAGCGAGCATGAGAGCACGGAGATGCCGTTCCGCTACGTCACGGATCATGACGGCAAGCCAATCATGCCTGCA GGAATGAAGGAGCTGATACAAAAAGATGCCGACAAGTGTGTCAATGACCTGTTCTAG
- a CDS encoding Peptidase S10, serine carboxypeptidase, translating into MTWVQPLSIAWQWLAVLVLALTPAVTAAAAAKSAADYYVRDLPGLPQDSNPVKMHAGHIEITPDHNGNMFFWHFQNKHIANRQRTVIWVNGGPGCSSEDGALMEIGPYRVREKGNLVVNNGSWNEFANLLFVDNPVGTGFSYVDTDSYVHELDVMADQFVQFLDKFFAIFPEYDQDDIYMAGESYAGQHIPYIAKAILDRNKKNRGKEWKLKGLLIGNGWLSPNDQYDTYLKFAFEKGLLKKGSEQAELLQAKQNTCYRLLGSNPGHVDYAECEDIMSSMLKLLKTGSGNEECYNMYDVRLRDSYPSCGMNWPPDLANMTPYLRRDDVTKALHVNRQRGTGWQECNGAVSFAFRAKNSKPSVTLLPDLIKEIQILLFSGAEDLICNHIGTEQVINNLEWNGGKGFEVTPGNWAPRRNWTFEGEDAGFWQEARNLTYVLFRDASHMVPFDFPRRSRDMLDRFMGVDISSIGGEPTDSRIDGEKGLATSVGGASNQTHHGQAEAQKKVTEAKWAAYRRSGEIVLGIVIVAAAAWGVFIWRQRRKIALYSVLNGEENTSRRAYRMSAMRRKPGEGDLEAAAFDETQLDDLHVESPHAPDGSRYSIGDESDEGRADDGTTKETGSQGNRSGGDRPAGNNT; encoded by the exons ATGACTTGGGTCCAACCCCTGTCGATTGCCTGGCAATGGCTGGCCGTCCTGGTTTTGGCTCTGACGCCAGCCGTgacggccgcagccgccgccaagtCCGCTGCCGATTATTACGTTCGTGACCTGCCTGGCCTTCCTCAAGACTCGAATCCGGTCAAGATGCATGCTGG CCACATCGAGATCACACCCGACCACAACGGCAACATGTTCTTCTGGCACTTCCAAAACAAGCACATTGCAAACCGACAGCGAACCGTCATCTGGGTCAACGGAGGACCCGGCTGCTCctccgaggacggcgcctTGATGGAAATCGGTCCGTACCGAGTTAGAGAAAAAGGTAACCTCGTGGTCAACAATGGCTCGTGGAACGAGTTCGCAAACCTTCTTTTTGTCGACAACCCGGTTGGTACGGGATTCAGCTACGTCGATACAGATAGCTACGTCCACGAGCTTGATGTTATGGCCGATCAGTTCGTTCAGTTTCTCGACAAGTTCTTTGCCATCTTCCCCGAATATGACCAGGATGAC ATTTACATGGCCGGGGAGTCCTATGCTGGCCAGCACATCCCGTACATTGCCAAGGCAATCCTGGACCGCAACAAGAAGAATCGCGGAAAGGAATGGAAACTCAAGGGTCTTTTGATCGGCAACGGCTGGCTCTCTCCCAATGACCAGTACGACACCTATCTCAAATTTGCCTTTGAAAAGGGCCTGTTGAAGAAGGGTTCGGAACAGGCCGAGCTGTTGCAAGCCAAGCAGAACACGTGCTACCGGCTGCTTGGCAGCAACCCCGGCCACGTCGACTACGCAGAATGCGAAGATATCATGTCATCGATGCTGAAGCTTCTCAAAACTGGCTCGGGAAACGAGGAGTGCTACAACATGTACGATGTGCGCCTGAGGGACTCGTACCCGAGCTGCGGCATGAATTGGCCCCCGGATTTGGCCAACATGACCCCCTATCTGAGGCGTGACGACGTCACCAAAGCCCTGCATGTCAATCGTCAGCGCGGCACTGGTTGGCAAGAGTGCAACGGCGCTGTCAGCTTCGCTTTCCGCGCCAAGAACTCCAAGCCATCCGTTACCCTGCTTCCGGATTTGATCAAGGAAATCCAAATCTTGCTCTTCTCCGGGGCAGAAGATCTCATCTGCAACCACATAGGCACCGAGCAAGTGATCAACAACTTGGAGTGGAACGGTGGAAAGGGGTTCGAGGTGACACCCGGAAACTGGGCCCCTCGTCGAAACTGGACcttcgagggcgaggacgctGGCTTCTGGCAAGAGGCTCGCAACCTCACCTATGTTCTTTTCCGTGATGCGTCCCACATGGTTCCCTTCGACTTTCCGCGGCGGAGTCGCGATATGCTGGATAGATTCATGGGCGTCGACATCAGCAGCATCGGAGGCGAGCCAACCGACAGTCggatcgacggcgagaagggGCTGGCAACCTCGGTTGGTGGGGCTTCGAACCAGACCCACCACGGGCAGGCGGAAGCGCAGAAGAAGGTCACCGAGGCCAAGTGGGCTGCCTATCGGAGGTCTGGCGAGATCGTGCTCGGAATCGTcatcgttgccgccgccgcctggggCGTCTTCATCTGGCGACAACGTCGCAAGATTGCGTTGTACAGCGTCCTGAACGGCGAGGAAAACACCAGCCGAAGGGCTTATCGCATGTCTGCTATGCGTCGGAAACCGGGTGAAGGTGacctcgaggctgccgcATTTGACGAGACGCAGTTGGATGATCTCCATGTGGAAAGCCCTCACGCCCCGGATGGGAGCCGGTATAGCATCGGCGACGAAAGCGACGAGGGTCGGGCGGACGACGGGACGACGAAGGAAACAGGGAGCCAAGGGAATAGATCTGGTGGGGATCGGCCAGCTGGCAACAACACATGA
- a CDS encoding putative acetohydroxy-acid isomeroreductase: MASRSFSKALRAPLARQLASPRLQQRSYIAGRNLARATAVAARPAIAGPAQQQVRGVKTIDFAGHKEDVYERADWPQEKLLDYFKNDTLALIGYGSQGHGQGLNLRDNGLNVIVGVRKNGKSWKDAEQDGWVAGKNLFEVDEAISRGTVVMNLLSDAAQSETWPAIKPQLTKGKTLYFSHGFSPVFKNLTKVDVPKDIDVILCAPKGSGRTVRSLFREGRGINSSFAVFQDVTGKAEEKAVALGVAIGSGYLYKTTFEKEVYSDLYGERGCLMGGIHGMFLAQYEVLRERGHSPSEAFNETVEEATQSLYPLIGAHGMDWMFEACSTTARRGAIDWTPKFKDALKPVFNSLYDSVKDGSETQRSLDYNSQKDYRERYEAEMEEIRNLEIWRAGKAVRALRPENQK; encoded by the exons atggcctcgagaAGCTTCTCAAAGGCCCTTCGCGCCCCTCTGGCCCGCCAATTGGCCTCGCCCCGTCTCCAGCAGCGCTCCTACATTGCCGGCCGCAACCTTGCCcgagcgacggccgtcgctgctcgtcccgccatcgccggcccCGCCCAGCAGCAGGTCCGTGGCGTCAAGACGATTGACTTCGCCGGTCACAAGGAGGATGTCTACG AGCGTGCCGACTGGCCCCAGGAGAAGCTCCTG GACTACTTCAAGAACGACACCCTGGCCCTGATCGGCTACGGCTCCCagggccatggccaaggtcTCAACCTTCGCGATAACGGCCTcaacgtcatcgtcggcgtccggAAGAACGGAAAGTCCTGGAAGGATGCCGAGCAGGATGGTTGGGTTGCTGGCAAGAACCTCTTCGAGGTCGATGAGGCCATCTCCCGTGGCACCGTTGTCATGAACCTGCTCTCCGATGCCGCCCAGTCCGAGACCTGGCCCGCCATCAAACCCCAGCTGACCAAGGGCAAG ACCCTCTACTTCTCCCACGGCTTCTCGCCCGTCTTCAAGAACCTCACCAAGGTCGATGTCCCCAAGGACATTGACGTCATCCTCTGCGCCCCCAAGGGCTCCGGCCGCACCGTCCGCTCCCTCTTCCGCGAGGGCCGCGGCATCAACTCGTCCTTTGCCGTCTTCCAGGACGTCACCGgcaaggccgaggagaaggccgtcgccctcggtgTCGCCATCGGCTCCGGCTACCTGTACAAGACCACCTTCGAGAAGGAGGTCTACTCTGACCTGTACGGTGAGCGAGGATGCCTCATGGGCGGCATCCACGGCATGTTCCTTGCTCAGTATGAGGTTCTCCGCGAGCGCGGCCACAGCCCCAGCGAGGCCTTCAACGAgaccgtcgaggaggccacCCAGAGCTTGTACCCCCTCATCGGTGCCCATGGCATGGACTGGATGTTCGAGGCTTGCTCCACCACCGCCCGCCGTGGTGCCATTGACTGGACCCCCAAGTTCAAGGATGCCCTGAAGCCCGTCTTCAACAGCCTCTACGACAGCGTCAAGGATGGCTCCGAGACGCAGCGATCGCTGGATTACAACAGCCAGAAGGACTACCGCGAGCGGtacgaggccgagatggaggagaTCCGCAACTTGGAGATCTGGAGAGCCGGCAAGGCCGTTCG TGCCCTCCGACCCGAGAACCAAAAATAA